The following proteins are co-located in the uncultured Draconibacterium sp. genome:
- the asnB gene encoding asparagine synthase B, translating to MCGIVGAFDLKTNSQELRPMVLEMSKKLRHRGPDWSGIYCGDKAIIAHERLSIVDPESGGQPLYSKDKTLILGVNGEIYNHREIRKQYEGKYEFQTGSDCEVILALYNDKKEKFLDELNGIFAFALYDENEDAYLIGRDHIGIIPLYMGWDKFGNFYVGSELKALEGYCTKIQEFPPAHYLYSKEGELKRWHNRDWMEYDNVKDTPADIKELGQALEDAVQRQLMSDVPYGVLLSGGLDSSITSALAKKFSGKRVEADGTKDAWWPQLHSFVIGLKDAPDLAAAKKVADYIGTVHHEIHYTIQEGLDAIRDVIYHIETYDVTSVRASTPMYMLARVIKSMGIKMVLTGEGADEMFGGYLYFHKAPNAKEFHEECITKIGRLHMYDCLRANKSLAAWGVEGRVPFLDKEFMDVAMRFNPEEKMAKNGRMEKYPLRKAFESILPESVAWRQKEQFSDGVGYGWIDTLKDIAKQQVSDEMMENAKFRFPVHTPMNKEEYMYRQIYSEHFPSDQAAACVPSYASIACSTETALAWDASFQGNADPSGRSIKTVHDQSKQFDDIKKDK from the coding sequence ATGTGTGGAATTGTAGGCGCATTTGATTTAAAAACCAATTCGCAGGAACTAAGACCGATGGTTTTGGAAATGTCAAAAAAATTGCGTCATCGTGGACCGGATTGGTCAGGAATTTATTGTGGTGATAAAGCTATAATTGCTCATGAACGTCTTTCAATTGTTGACCCTGAATCAGGAGGCCAGCCTTTATATAGTAAAGATAAAACTCTGATATTAGGTGTTAACGGCGAAATTTATAATCACCGCGAAATACGTAAACAATACGAAGGTAAATATGAATTTCAGACCGGCTCGGATTGCGAGGTGATTCTGGCTTTGTACAACGATAAAAAGGAAAAATTTCTGGATGAATTAAATGGAATTTTTGCGTTTGCCTTGTACGATGAAAATGAAGATGCTTACCTGATTGGTCGCGATCACATTGGAATTATTCCGCTTTACATGGGCTGGGATAAATTTGGAAATTTTTATGTTGGTTCCGAATTGAAAGCATTGGAAGGTTACTGTACTAAAATTCAGGAATTTCCACCGGCACATTATCTATACAGTAAAGAAGGTGAATTAAAAAGATGGCATAATCGTGACTGGATGGAGTACGATAATGTAAAAGATACTCCTGCCGATATTAAGGAATTGGGACAAGCATTGGAAGATGCCGTTCAACGTCAGTTAATGTCGGATGTGCCTTACGGTGTTTTGTTGTCGGGTGGTTTGGATTCGTCTATTACTTCTGCTTTGGCAAAAAAATTCTCGGGTAAACGTGTTGAGGCAGATGGAACAAAAGATGCCTGGTGGCCACAATTACACTCGTTTGTGATTGGCTTAAAAGACGCTCCGGATTTGGCTGCGGCTAAAAAAGTAGCCGATTATATTGGAACGGTTCATCACGAAATTCATTATACCATACAAGAGGGATTGGATGCAATTCGCGATGTGATTTATCATATTGAAACCTACGATGTAACTTCAGTTCGTGCTTCAACTCCTATGTATATGTTGGCGCGTGTTATCAAATCAATGGGTATTAAAATGGTTCTTACCGGCGAGGGCGCTGATGAAATGTTTGGTGGTTATTTGTATTTCCACAAAGCACCAAATGCCAAAGAATTTCATGAAGAATGTATAACAAAAATTGGCCGCCTGCACATGTACGATTGTTTGCGTGCGAATAAATCGTTGGCAGCATGGGGTGTTGAAGGACGTGTGCCTTTCCTCGATAAAGAATTTATGGATGTTGCCATGCGTTTTAATCCTGAAGAAAAAATGGCGAAAAACGGACGCATGGAGAAATATCCATTGCGTAAAGCTTTTGAGTCGATTTTACCTGAAAGTGTTGCGTGGCGTCAAAAGGAACAATTTTCTGACGGTGTTGGATATGGCTGGATCGATACTTTGAAAGACATTGCAAAACAGCAGGTTTCCGACGAAATGATGGAGAATGCCAAATTCCGTTTCCCGGTTCACACACCAATGAATAAAGAAGAGTACATGTATCGCCAGATTTACAGCGAACATTTCCCATCCGATCAGGCAGCAGCTTGTGTGCCTTCGTATGCTTCAATTGCGTGTAGTACCGAAACTGCTCTGGCATGGGATGCATCGTTCCAGGGAAATGCCGATCCTTCAGGTCGTTCAATTAAAACAGTACACGACCAGTCGAAACAATTCGACGACATTAAAAAAGACAAGTAA
- a CDS encoding MBOAT family O-acyltransferase — translation MNGRLLWLTAASFFFYGWWDWRFIFLIVFSGLIDFYAVLAMQKSPQYKKLFLIISVIGNIGSLSVFKYWSFIAENIDTLFGLSDGQSLLSQTPGLFLITPIGISFYTFQSMSYTIDAYRNKLKPTNNLLHFFAYLSMFPQLVAGPIVRAKTMLPQLLQTNKVSKDERWHGFQLIVRGYFKKMVIADNLAPLVVTAFSSAELNQSSLYWWGTSVAFALQIYCDFAGYSDIARGLSKWMGYNFPDNFNHPYISTSLREFWTRWHISLSTWFKDYLYIPLGGGRVSKVRSHINLWITMLVSGLWHGAAWTYVIWGAIHAFFSSVERITNWPEKLSKNTATKIIAWFFVTLQVLVAWIFFRANTIGQAWEIVKIMFSFVGDFNLAWGLNGTIFILIIVLRELAVVTIPEKQFKTVKPIPEMLFYAVLITLIIYFRGEGSEFIYFQF, via the coding sequence GTGAATGGCCGCCTGCTTTGGTTAACGGCAGCATCGTTCTTTTTTTACGGTTGGTGGGATTGGCGTTTTATCTTTTTGATTGTTTTTAGCGGACTTATCGACTTTTATGCGGTATTGGCAATGCAAAAGTCACCCCAATACAAAAAACTATTCCTAATCATTTCAGTAATCGGCAACATTGGGTCCTTGTCTGTATTTAAGTATTGGAGCTTTATTGCTGAAAACATCGATACACTGTTTGGATTAAGCGACGGCCAGAGTTTGCTTAGCCAAACCCCCGGTTTGTTTCTGATAACTCCAATTGGAATTAGCTTTTATACCTTTCAGAGTATGAGCTACACCATTGATGCCTACAGAAACAAATTAAAACCTACCAATAATTTACTGCACTTTTTTGCCTATTTGTCTATGTTTCCGCAATTGGTAGCCGGCCCAATAGTGCGGGCAAAAACCATGCTTCCACAATTACTGCAAACCAATAAAGTGTCGAAAGATGAACGCTGGCACGGATTTCAACTTATTGTTCGGGGCTACTTTAAAAAAATGGTAATTGCCGATAATCTGGCTCCCCTGGTGGTTACTGCCTTTAGCTCGGCCGAATTAAATCAGTCATCCTTATACTGGTGGGGCACATCTGTTGCTTTTGCCTTACAAATTTATTGCGATTTTGCAGGTTACAGCGACATTGCCCGTGGATTATCAAAATGGATGGGATACAATTTCCCTGACAACTTTAACCATCCCTATATTTCAACCTCCTTACGCGAATTCTGGACTCGCTGGCACATTTCCCTTTCAACCTGGTTTAAAGACTACCTCTATATACCTTTGGGTGGCGGCCGGGTTTCAAAAGTCCGTTCTCATATTAACCTGTGGATAACCATGCTGGTTTCCGGGCTTTGGCATGGCGCAGCCTGGACCTATGTGATTTGGGGAGCTATTCATGCCTTTTTCTCATCGGTGGAACGAATTACAAACTGGCCCGAAAAACTATCAAAAAATACGGCGACCAAAATTATAGCCTGGTTTTTTGTTACCCTGCAGGTTTTGGTGGCCTGGATTTTTTTCAGAGCCAATACAATTGGTCAGGCCTGGGAAATCGTAAAAATAATGTTCTCGTTTGTGGGAGATTTCAATTTGGCATGGGGATTAAACGGAACCATTTTTATTTTAATAATTGTACTTCGGGAATTGGCGGTTGTTACCATACCCGAAAAACAGTTCAAAACCGTTAAACCAATTCCGGAGATGTTGTTTTATGCTGTACTGATTACACTAATCATTTATTTTAGGGGCGAAGGCAGCGAGTTTATCTATTTTCAGTTTTAA
- a CDS encoding rhodanese-like domain-containing protein yields the protein MDTRSEEAFKKEHIPGAVNIPHRTMSASTTAHLNKSILCITYCDGIGCNASTKGALKMSELGFQVKELLGGLDWWKRDGYKTEGEKTSPGQEIVCGC from the coding sequence ATTGACACCCGATCGGAAGAAGCTTTTAAAAAGGAACATATTCCGGGTGCGGTTAATATTCCGCATCGTACCATGAGTGCTTCAACAACCGCACATTTAAACAAAAGTATTTTATGCATTACTTACTGCGATGGAATTGGTTGTAATGCTTCAACCAAAGGAGCATTAAAAATGTCGGAACTGGGTTTCCAGGTAAAAGAGTTGTTAGGCGGACTCGACTGGTGGAAAAGAGATGGATACAAAACGGAAGGAGAAAAAACATCACCTGGGCAAGAGATAGTTTGTGGATGTTAA
- a CDS encoding DEAD/DEAH box helicase, whose protein sequence is MSGKKKNQKNILSKLNIEKLNPMQEEAKSAIHSANNIILLSPTGTGKTLAFMLPIVAELEENNPHVQVLILVPSRELAIQIEQVTRDMGTGYKCNAFYGGRNFSKDRIDLNRPPAILIGTPGRIADHIRRETFYTGAIKTLVLDEFDKSLEVGFEKDMEDIVSFVPKAEKKILTSATHRVRIPEFLGFKNPISVNFLKDEIPELAIKTIVSPEKDKLETLVKALSHLGNQPGIIFCNYKESIQRVSDFLTEKGINHGTFYGGMEQIDRERVLIKFRNGTHQLIVATDLAARGLDIPELKFILHYHLPIRFQEFTHRNGRTARMHSEGTAYILKWADEELPEFIPETEVEELKEASLPGQSEWSTLFISGGRKDKISKGDIAGLFFKQGQLKPDQLGAIELKHDCAFVAVKSDKVAQVLHSTNNTKLKNKKVRISEI, encoded by the coding sequence ATGTCAGGAAAAAAGAAAAATCAGAAAAACATTCTCAGCAAATTGAATATTGAGAAGCTGAATCCCATGCAGGAAGAAGCAAAATCAGCTATTCATTCAGCAAATAATATAATATTGCTATCGCCAACCGGAACGGGAAAGACCCTGGCATTTATGCTTCCGATAGTGGCAGAGCTGGAAGAAAACAATCCACATGTACAAGTTCTGATTTTGGTACCATCGCGCGAACTGGCCATACAAATAGAACAAGTTACCCGCGATATGGGAACCGGTTATAAATGCAATGCTTTTTACGGAGGACGCAATTTTAGCAAAGACCGCATTGATTTAAACCGGCCACCTGCAATTTTAATTGGCACACCCGGACGAATTGCCGACCACATACGGCGCGAAACTTTTTATACCGGCGCCATTAAAACACTGGTTTTAGACGAGTTTGACAAATCGCTGGAAGTTGGATTCGAAAAAGACATGGAAGACATTGTATCTTTTGTTCCCAAGGCAGAGAAAAAAATTCTTACTTCGGCTACTCATCGCGTGCGTATTCCTGAATTTCTGGGATTTAAAAATCCGATAAGTGTTAATTTTTTAAAGGATGAGATACCGGAACTGGCCATAAAAACCATTGTTTCTCCTGAAAAAGACAAACTCGAAACTCTGGTTAAAGCTTTGAGTCATTTAGGAAATCAGCCGGGAATTATCTTTTGTAATTATAAAGAATCGATTCAGCGGGTAAGTGATTTTCTAACTGAAAAAGGCATCAACCATGGAACATTTTATGGGGGTATGGAGCAAATCGACCGCGAACGGGTACTCATAAAATTCAGAAACGGAACGCACCAGTTAATTGTGGCCACCGACCTTGCTGCCCGCGGATTAGACATTCCGGAGTTAAAATTTATTCTACATTACCACCTCCCCATTCGTTTTCAGGAATTTACCCACCGTAACGGACGAACTGCGCGTATGCACAGCGAAGGAACGGCTTACATTTTAAAATGGGCCGATGAAGAATTACCAGAATTTATTCCGGAAACAGAAGTTGAGGAACTAAAAGAGGCATCGCTTCCCGGTCAATCGGAATGGAGTACTTTATTCATTTCCGGCGGCAGAAAGGATAAAATTTCGAAAGGCGACATTGCCGGACTGTTTTTTAAACAAGGCCAACTCAAGCCAGATCAACTGGGCGCTATCGAATTGAAACACGACTGCGCTTTTGTTGCCGTTAAATCAGACAAAGTGGCGCAGGTTTTACATTCGACAAACAATACCAAACTGAAAAACAAAAAAGTGCGAATCAGTGAAATCTAA